The Perca fluviatilis chromosome 18, GENO_Pfluv_1.0, whole genome shotgun sequence genomic interval AATATTTCTACAACATTACTGATACTAATATTTCTACAACAATATTGATACTAATATTCTACAACAATACTGATACTAATATTTCTACAACAATACTGATACTAATATTTCTACAACATTACTGATACTAATATTTCTACAACATTACTGATACTAATATTTCTACAACAATACTGATACTAATATTTCTACAACAATACTGATACTAATATTTCTACAACATTACTGATACTAATATTTCTACAACAATACTGATACTAATATTTCTACAACAATACTGATACTAATATTTCTACAACAATACTGATACTAATATTTCTACAACATTACTGATACTAATATTTCTACAACATTACTGATACTAATATTTCTACAACAATACTGATACTAATATTTCTACAACAATACTGATACTAATATTTCTACAACATTACTGATACTAATATTTCTACAACAATACTGATACTAATATTTCTACAACAATACTGATACTAATATTTCTACAACATTACTGTACTAATATTCTACAACAATACTGATACTAATATTTCTACAACATTACTGATACTAATATTTCTACAACATTACTGATACTAATATTTCTACAACAATACTGATACTAATATTTCTACAACAATACTGATACTAATATTTCTACAACAATACTGATACTAATATTTCTACAACAATACTGATACTAATATTTCTACAACAATACTGATACTAATATTTCTACAACAATACTGATACTAATTTTCCTACAAacttatttaataattattttactgttaacaaacaatgaaaaattatttataatgtttactaattacTAGTAATGTTGTAGTGTAATTTATGCTATTCTATCAATAGATTAGgataatataaaataagtgtATACATTTAGATAGTTAATACTTTGTTAATTGTtcataattgttttgtaaatcatctataaacattataaGGCTGGCTATTGTAAAGTTGCAACTAATACAATAATAAGTAAATGATTAATAAAAGGTTTATAAATTATCAAGTAACATTTCATTGGCcctattacattattattattattatgattattctATTTGGCTAtctataaaagaaataaatatttttatatattttatatatttttattatcctAACAATGTTGATAAGTATTAACCATTAACCATTAACAAGGTATTATATTCATCAGATTCAGCTTTATAATAAACATCCAAATAATGTTGGTTGATGGTTTATAAACAATTTCTTAATCATTAACAAAtacttaatataatatatagaaaTGTTATGATGTGAGCACAAAcaagctgttaaaataacaaattataGCATAACTAATATTTAGTAAACATTAATTATCATTTAGTTGTTAGTTATCAGTAAAATATCTGTTTAATTAAGTTAATAGTTGGgtttttttggacctcgggggggccgactgatcagtcagactgccttttctgccgacggttggccaTCAGGTTGGagtgtcagggccttaacagTAATCTATTGAGTAATTTACATTTGTTGTCTGTGTTAAGAAAATCTGATATAATGTATGTTTCCTTCCCTGagcagagacaaacagagggaTCTGCAGTATGTGAAGGACTATAAACCTCAGACTGACAGGCAGCAGCTCAGGATACTTCTTCATGGTCCAGTTGGAGCTGGAAAGTCCAGTTTCATCAACTCTGTCCAAAGTGTCGTAGAAGGCAGAATGTCCAAAAAGGCTGAGGTGGCCAACATCTCTGGCTACACTCATACCAAAAAGGTACAAACAAAGTATAAAGTAAAATATACAGTTTAAGTATTGATGTGTCTCTAGTTCTTCTGTTGTGTTTAAAGTTAATGTAGCTCTGAACCACAGACTGTATGAAAAAAATGGACATAGcatcagtgacatcacccactggtttgtggactgccattTTGAAGTCTCGAGTTTGGCATTATGGGCTtcgccatcttttttttttgcaacaagGCGTGGCAATTTTTGGATGAGAGGGTGGAGCTAGGGAGGATGAAGGTCAAGcctgtgttgtttatggtttaatGGCGCTGTTCTAAGCTAAACGCCAAAATGGGAAAGTTGCCGATTTTTAACCCTTCTGAAGTCAGTCATCCAGCGGAGATTTACCGACGGGTAAACACGGACCTGACGGTACTGCCACCATTCATCTGCATTTACGGCAGAACATAAATcttcaaactttcccttaaagttaccagctaatgctagaTAGATAGCTTAGTTGGCTAGACATTATTAGGCTGCCGTCTAGTGATGTTATGTTCTGTGTCGAAGCTTCATAGCGTGTGTCGAGAAATCCAGTAAGTTGTCCTCGAAGTGCTTATCGAGGCTTGTATCGTTTTAGACAAATGACCTCATTGATGATATCTGAAGCCTCGCTGCCTGTCCGTACCTAGTGACAGGTTTATGAAGTGGTTCGGGTTTAATAGTGAGTTTTAGAAAAGCCTACTAATATTGCCGATGCtgctattattatattatgactaaatgattgattgattgattatacaaaatgaaaatgcatatcaataatatagatataaataaatagattcttttttcattgtttcttcAGCCTTAACCAGAATAACCCGAATATAATCAGTTTTTCTTTGTCCATTCTTTTTACAGTCTGTGCTCTGAACAGAAGCACCTGCAGCAACACAACAAGACAGCACAAGTTGGACCAGACAGGACATGCTTAATAACTGCACTTTTCTCTATATGTGGTTCACAGTACAAAACCTACAAGATCCAAAAGGATGGACAGAACACCTTTTGCTCTTTGGTTTTCAATGACACCATGGGGCTGGAATGCAACAGCAACAGACGCAGAAAAGTCTATGTGAAGAATATCAAACAGGCGATGAAGGGACGTGTGAGAGACGGTTACacggtacttttaaaactgcatttttttcaacaaacattATTTaggttaaaaaaatttaaataactaTTGTTATCTGTTTAACATTATAATAATCCTGGTAATTGTCATCCTTGATTTTACTTTGATTTCCAGTTCAATCCTGAAAGTAAGATATCAAAGGAGGATCAATACTACAACCGAGACCCAACTGCCAACGACAAAGTGCACGTTGTGGTTTGTGTTATTGATGCCAGCACAGTATCTCAGATGAGTCCTAAAGCTGTAGAGACACTGCAGGACATCAGAGATGAGGCCTCTGACCTGGGTGAGAGCAgaaattatgattattatttccCCTTTGGGATTGATGTAGGCCACTCTGGTACAGGGAAGACATGAGAGAAGCTAATGGGTTCATGTTAAAGCTTTATGTTCTCCTTGCAGGTATTCCTCAAGTGGCCATTCTCACCAAAATTGACATGATCTGTCCGGAGATTAAAAATGATGTAAAGAATGTCTACAAGAGCAAGATACTAAAGCAAAaggtattatattatttgtcatttattgagtttgcagagaaaagaaataCTGTCATGTAATACATTTTCAGTATTTTAGCACAAAGCTCTCATTTGTTCTGAGCTGTATTTTTTTCTGAGATGTGATTGTTTTAAACGTAGATGGAGGAGTTCAGTGCAGCGGTGGGTTATCCCATGAACTGCATCTTCCCTGTGAAGAACTACCATGAAGAAATCAACTTCAACAGTGACATTGACTCACTGATCCTGAGCGCTCTGAGAGACATCATCAACTTGGGTCAATCTGAATGTTGAgacatatttttaaacacaGCATAAGAACGCTGTATTGCATTATGTCAAAATAACAATCTGTGACATTAATTCGTCATTCACTACTTTTTCCTGATAGCACCATATTTATGTGTTTTACTTTAAAGCCCCTGTAactcctgcctttattagatgATGGCTGAAAATACACGTTTCTCATTAAACTGTCGCCAGTGTCTAGCTGTACCTCTGAGGACAGTGATTCAAGAGAGCTTCCTCAGGACAGCTCTGAGCCTCCACCTGGGATTTATGTTATGTGTTATTCAGTCGAACAATCTAAACTCAGTGTGACTCTGTAGATTTGTTCTATCTATGACCACATAACTGtaaattaacacatttaaatgtatatttccatagatatacagtatctatgtaTATTTGTCTTgctttctgctgcagctccaTCCTGTGGAAGAATAATGTATTACAGTTCATTTCCACATAGAGGatctttgactgtatttcaTAAGCTACTCAAACTGAGCTTGGCAAGGCTAATTTTTCGTTTGCTGCTCCACATATCCTTCTTGGAGCCAACCCCTGCTGGCGTGCAGACTAGATTAGAACAAAAGAATGTTTATTCATGTAGCTTGAAAAGAGGTGACACCCACATGTTAGGATCTTGTTTGTGACCGGAAGTAACCTCAAAACACATGGATTTGGAAATAACGCCTTCTTTTGGGGGACAACGGACCAATGGAGAGAGTTTTCATCCAAGGAACCGCCCACAACTTCAAGAGAGTATATTTGTGAAACTTAGAAATGTTTGGGACTGTAAAATGTGAATCCACAAGGGAGAAGCATCTTTTCAGTCCGCTGCAGCGCAaaacttgtttttgtcatgtcattTTCTTATTAAATCTTTTTGTTAATCTTCATTGGACCAAGCCTCTCTTTACCTCAAAACTCAAGTAAACGCAACACTTCCTAGGTCTAATATCAATCTAATATCTGTATTAATAGGCTAATCTGGGTCAACGAAAGTTcctttccaggataattgccagatttctgctttttgtgtgtgacaTTCTCTGTGTCAttcttcgggaaacaacaaacttcgaaatagcaagctacatgctgaaaatgccAAATTTAggtttggattgtgcaacaagtcaggcctgcttggttgtttcggggaatgactgtaaagatttacaagaatatgtttaggtcatttcctctctaactgggacgttttgggaatgactggtgggattgctgtggacgaagtacacacggagatacactggtaagagccaatcaggtttaaccatgtatcagctaatttaaatagctcacgttactgtattgtgtcaacagttaacttcatttaatattggatgtggagttttcttttgtggggtgcaaatgttccaccaaaacaagttccttccaccgttgctgcgtccagtgcttagcaccacccaagacgattgtgattggtttaaagaaatgcaaacccatttctaagatttttcttaaaattaggtcCTATGttgtcccacatttctaggacattaggtcttgtgttcctgcatttcccttcaatttaagccctatcctcccacaacatttgttagggttagggttagggggatacaatctgatacaaatttatgaaaaaggaaatgtgggaacatagggcctaattttggacaacaatcttagaaatgtgggaacatagccTAATTGTGTATTTATTGTGTTCCCATGTGTATCTCAAATTTTTGTTTATCGTTCTCTCACCCTGTAAAGGTTTTtcgttttgttgttttcccccTGTGGTTTAGTTTGTCGAAGAagtgttcctgttttttttattatttattttgctgCCATCACCTACCTGCCTCTGAACTCTGTGTGTAAGCCATTTTCTTATAAATCATTGAATCTTCCTACTGCCTTTTCATCAGATTATCTGCATTTGGGTTCAAACTTGCAAATTCCTGTAACTTCCAGTGGAtcgccatgggacctttat includes:
- the LOC120546567 gene encoding interferon-induced protein 44-like is translated as MGSFIKSWLMEGFFSSPAPPPSPLVSKPWRTIDWEDKQRDLQYVKDYKPQTDRQQLRILLHGPVGAGKSSFINSVQSVVEGRMSKKAEVANISGYTHTKKYKTYKIQKDGQNTFCSLVFNDTMGLECNSNRRRKVYVKNIKQAMKGRVRDGYTFNPESKISKEDQYYNRDPTANDKVHVVVCVIDASTVSQMSPKAVETLQDIRDEASDLGIPQVAILTKIDMICPEIKNDVKNVYKSKILKQKMEEFSAAVGYPMNCIFPVKNYHEEINFNSDIDSLILSALRDIINLGQSEC